In Eretmochelys imbricata isolate rEreImb1 chromosome 14, rEreImb1.hap1, whole genome shotgun sequence, a genomic segment contains:
- the LOC144274008 gene encoding olfactory receptor 14A16-like, with product MSNRTTVTEFLLLGFSDVRELQILHFMVFLVLYLAALTGNLLIIIAIALDHHLHTPMYFFLMSLSILDLGSISVTIPKSMANSLMSTRSISYSGCVAQVFFLVFFAVAEFSLLTIMAYDRYVAICKPLHYETIMNRRACVQMAASAWISVILYASLHTGNTFSITFCGGNMVDQFFCEIPQLLKLACSNSYFNEVGVIGFGVCLALICFVFIIVTYVQILTKVLRIPSEQRRHKTFSTCLPHLIVISMFVSTAVFAYMKPISSSPSALDLVVAVLYSVLPPVMNPIIYSIRNKEIKASLRKLTGVRI from the coding sequence atgtccaaccgaACCACCGtaaccgagttccttctcctgggattctctgatgttcgagagctgcagattttgcacttcatggtgtttctagtgctttacctaGCAGCCCTGACAGGAAATCTTCTCATCATCATAGCCATAGCTcttgaccaccaccttcacacccccatgtacttcttcctgatgagtttgtccatcctagacctcggctccatctctgtcaccatccccaaatctatggccaattcccttatgagcaccaggtccatttcctattctggatgtgtcgcccaagtctttttcctcGTCTTCTTTGCTGTAGCTGAATTCTccttactcaccatcatggcgTATGATCGATATGTcgccatctgcaaaccactgcactatgagactataatgaacaggagagcttgtgtccaaatggcagccagtgcctggatcagtgtaatTCTCTATGCTTCATTGCATACCGGGAACACTTTCTCGATcaccttctgtggaggcaacatggtggatcagttcttctgtgaaatcccccagctactcaAGCTTGCCTGCTCTAACTCGTACTTCAATGAAGTTGGGGTTATTGGATTTGGTGTGTGTTTAGCCctaatttgctttgtttttataattgtgacatatgttcagatcttaACCAAGgtattgagaatcccctctgagcagcgccgacataaaaccttctccacatgccttccTCACCTCATTGTAATTTCCATGTTTGTTTCCACTGCTGTCTTTGCCTACATGAAACCCATCTCCAGTTCTCCATCAGctctggatctcgtggtggctgttctctattct